TAGTTCATATTTGGAGATTGCATATGTGTATGCTGGGACTTCAGTAAAACCGTACGCCCAAGTTAATCCTGACAGATTTATCCACTACTCATTTGAAATCAGCTAAATTGATATCCATCAAGAATATCAGAgatcaatattaatatattatacaacaataattatcgtaatttttttatcttatcatCAAGATAATTGTAtcgaattaaatatatttagacTAGTTTTAATTTACCTGCGCCAAAATGAAGTCCTGGATATCCATCATTCtgtgtgttttatttgtaattgaTAGCGACGGAGCTGTAGTGTTTCCTGCAGATGAGAATGTGGCATACCCTGAAGTGCATAGCCCAGTAGGGCACATACGAGGACTGCGCGCTGAAGACGGGAACTACTCCATGTTCATGGGCATCCCGTATGCTCAAGTTGATCCCGATAATCTGTTTGGTGTGAGTACAACTTTAACACGGAAATGTTATTCGAAATGTCGAATACTTTTCTGGGTCCATAAGGAGCAACAACTGTCATTAGCTACCTATAAGTGTAAGTAGGGTTCGTGCCACTTAACTTCAAAGTCAGATAAATCCAACTCCCATATTTTGCGATTTTGGCATTAGGAAAAGGTAATAGTTATATGTAATTTATCCGaatttgaagttaagcgactcaaTTATTTGCCTGTGTTAGGAGGCACCGCTCCTTCGTGATCATTGAAAACCAATATATACTAAACTATAGTATCCACAAACATTTACTACCTATactattttaaaaacaatatataactacttacaagcaataaattaattataagtaacacaaaaacaacataaaatagTGATTTATGTGGTTCTAGTATGAGAAGATCTCGCAACATTAAGTTATAACTTATAGTTCGTTTTGTGTTATGTGTTATAGTTAGGATTGTAGTTAAGGGTCTTGTGTTTTCTTAGTATAATCTGTAGAATATTAAGTTCTCTGATTTGTTATAGTGGCTCCGTCGAGAATCTGATTTTTTTGAAGCACATGACCTTCACTAGCTCCCGCTGTGCACGTAGAATATCAAGTTTCCTGATTTATAAGAGGTCGCTAATCTCGTGTAGTTGCTTCGTCGAGAATCTGAATTATTTGAAGCACATGACCTTCATTAGCTCCCGCTGTGCGCTTAGAATATCAAGTTTCCTGACTGACAAGAGGTCGCTAATCTCGTGTAGTTGCTCCGTCGAGAATCTGAATTAGTTGAAGCACATGACCTTCATTAACTCCCGCTGTGCACTTAGAATATAAAGTTTCCTGACTGATAAGAGGCCGCTAATCTCGTATAGTTGCTCCGTCGAGAATCTGAATTTTttgaagtacagtcagctgcagagagtgGTGAaggtgacccccctgcatacaatcaaTGCGTCTCGCTAGTCGTCACCTCTctctgctgctgactgtacataaccCTCACTAGTGCCCGCTGTGCACGTTCAAAGTCAATAAATCGATTCTTGGCTGTACCACCCGAGACAGATATGCAGTACGCCAACAGTCAACAGTGCCAACACAGACTGTACCAAAGATATGTAAATTTCATTTAGAATGTTTCGTGATTTAGAAGGGGTTAAGTTAGCTCTACctgatataatattattatgccTTAGCATTCTGACCTGAAATCTAGACCAATTTCCTGACTCTACCGATAACCTGGTCCAGGCGCGGTATCAATTTAGATGCTCGTCAATAATTATTTACTCCAAGATATTTTATTTGGGTCACTTTACCAATACCAATTTAGATGCTCGTCAAGAATTATTTACTCCACGATATTTTATTTGGGTTACTTTTTCTATAATTGGACAGCTCCAGGTTGTGGAATCAGTTAGATTGCAAGAGTGGATCTTAAGATTCATGTCAAGATTTGGCTATGTGGAATTTGTGATggaaaaacatatatattttgttttattggcGTTTAGTGTCAACAAATTTATTCTTAACCATGTAGAGATTAGAGCCATTCCTGATTCAGCATTGGATTTAGCTTCATTCTATGATGTAACAGTGACGACGATGGCTGTGTCAACTGCATAAGAGAAGATTTTTGCATGTGGGCTCGCAATGTCACAGAGGTCGTTGATGTAAGCCAAGAACAGGGTAGGCCCCTAGACACTTGCCCGTGGCACACTATATTAAGACACAGTCTCGTACTCATTGATAACTTCTCCCAGTTTGACCCGTTGTTTTCTGCCCGAGAGATAAGTTTTAAACAAAGAAAGTGGTGATTAGGGGGAGTCCGTTGCTACACGGGAAACCGGTCGTGGTGGACGGCCGGCTTAAACCTCCACCATCTGAATATGTCGCCTTGAAGAAGTCGTCATGTATgggtttaatataaaaatgattaataaaaataatgtcaaacaaaACAGCAAAAATGTTAACTCCTTTTTTCTCCAGTTTGTGTATAAGCATAGGAATATAGATGCGTGCACAGGTAGCACCGGCATAAACCGGCCTgtagttgctgatattgcatgCCCACCTTTGTACAATATTCATAATTCTAATAGGACAATATTCATAATTCCTTTCTGTTTAGCTTCCCTTGTTAAAATATACTAACTGGATTTAAAGTAATGAAACcattaacatttatttcattttccaGAATGCGAAACCCTACCCAAACTTTGAAAGCACATTTGATGCATTTGACGATTCGTCAATTTGTCCTCAAGAAGAAGAGTTCAATTACACTATCGTTGGATCCCTCGACTGTCTTCATATCAATGTTTACGTGCCAGACTCTGCCAGCGATGAGAACCGTTTGCCAGTTTTCGTTTGGATATTTGGAGGCAGCTTTTCCATAGGCTTTCCCGGCAAATTCGTGTACGGACCCAGTTTTTTAGTTAGACATGATATCATTCTTGTTACTATAAACTATCGATTGGGGCCGTACGGTTTCATGTGCTTGGATATTCCTGAAGTACCTGGCAATCAAGGACTGAAAGATCAAGTGATGGCGTTAAAATGGATCAGAGATAATATTGCAGCGTTCGGTGGAGACAATACTAGGATAACAATTGGAGGAAATAGTGCAGGCGGAATGTCTGTAGATTTCCATTTGTACTACGGCCAGGATGAAAACCTATTCCACAAAATGATTCCGCAAAGCGGCGTGATCTTGGTTGGGAACACAGTCGGCCATCCAGATCCTAACGCGCCGTTTGAATTAGCAAAGCATCTTAACCATAATTCAAGTGACGTCAAAGACGCATTATATTTCCTGGCTACAGTAGATCCACATCAACTAATTGCAGCAACTCGTGAATTAGAAATATCAAGTTTTATGCCTTGCCTAGAAAATGAATTTGAGAATGTTCAAAGATTTATAACAGAATATCCGGTGAACACCAATGTGCCGAAAGTAAAAGACATTGAAGTTTTAATTGGGTTAAACAACGATGAAATGTTTAGTGGCATTGCCCAATTGCCTGATTTCTTATTCGAGATTTCGgattttgtacaattttttataaacatGAACTTTGATTTTGAAGATGAAGATGATCTTTATGCCCCAATGCATGAGCTTTTAACTCACTTTTATTTCGGTGACGAGGATATATCAGTAGAATCAAAACAACAGGTCATGGATTTGGCGTCTGATTTTTACTTCAATCACCCAATTTTAAGAACTGTTAAGAAATATTTGGAAAATGGAGTGCAAACCATGTATTTGTATATGTTTTCTTATTCGGGTGGCAGAAATTTTTCTAAACATAGATTAAACCTGACAGGAGGTGGAGCAACTCACGCAGATGAACTTGGGTACCTGTTTGACATTTCTTACATGGATAAACCCCTAGATCCTGAGGACCAACTGATAGTTGATCGCATGACAGAATTGTGGGCAAACTTTGTCAAATATGGGTacgtaaaatattttccatttgataggtaaattataattatgttaaaaaatgCGGTATATTATACAATCCGCCAATCTTTACCCTAGTAACGACCCcttcgagtttgggctcatttagATTGTCATCACGAGTGCTGATGGTCAGATATCAGAACCCGAGGGTGGATAATGGAACTCTCCAATGGTTATTAATTGTTAAATATGTAatcaatttatattttcttgttATTATGGCACATCCTTAGGAGCCATTATTGACCCGGGTTCCTTAATTTTATCAtctcatatttttaaattcatcatctaattgataataattaattttagtccacaaataataaattttttgtggactaaaaggtaaaaaaatgcgTAATGCCTAGAATTTGTAagaagtacctaaatatttgaCAATA
Above is a genomic segment from Cydia pomonella isolate Wapato2018A chromosome 4, ilCydPomo1, whole genome shotgun sequence containing:
- the LOC133517239 gene encoding juvenile hormone esterase-like; the protein is MKSWISIILCVLFVIDSDGAVVFPADENVAYPEVHSPVGHIRGLRAEDGNYSMFMGIPYAQVDPDNLFGNAKPYPNFESTFDAFDDSSICPQEEEFNYTIVGSLDCLHINVYVPDSASDENRLPVFVWIFGGSFSIGFPGKFVYGPSFLVRHDIILVTINYRLGPYGFMCLDIPEVPGNQGLKDQVMALKWIRDNIAAFGGDNTRITIGGNSAGGMSVDFHLYYGQDENLFHKMIPQSGVILVGNTVGHPDPNAPFELAKHLNHNSSDVKDALYFLATVDPHQLIAATRELEISSFMPCLENEFENVQRFITEYPVNTNVPKVKDIEVLIGLNNDEMFSGIAQLPDFLFEISDFVQFFINMNFDFEDEDDLYAPMHELLTHFYFGDEDISVESKQQVMDLASDFYFNHPILRTVKKYLENGVQTMYLYMFSYSGGRNFSKHRLNLTGGGATHADELGYLFDISYMDKPLDPEDQLIVDRMTELWANFVKYGNPTPEPTELIPVVWQPVTPDKWHYLELDTEIRVATRPYHARMAFLDLFYRTNEIYQKGYRTEPSSGSNLVLDLSLPLMFLVYYFLQ